One window of Phycisphaeraceae bacterium genomic DNA carries:
- a CDS encoding site-specific DNA-methyltransferase — MTVAQTKPVSPAVAERKRVAKAHAASKDKTYRKRTSLKPLLTLQDPEARVYIGDCREIIRAIPECAAQQVDLIFADPPFNWSVPYDHWHDGMPRSDYLDFTYAWLKACADSLSARGSLWVNIPDDTAAEIVVYLKRLGLHMVNWCIWHYRFGQNNKARFINSKVHALYFAKQDDAKVRIWNPERVLEMSDRASTYGDKRTLNKKDGMPAGMRVPMDVWYGPNWGRIQGNNKERRPRHHNQLPEVYLERVIEACSNEGDLVMDPFLGSGTTGVVAHALKRRFIGCEFSAANARSAFERMKEGPINVGKSRGMSSAIAPKRNRLKGFDSTKSLKTGD; from the coding sequence ATGACCGTCGCTCAGACCAAGCCTGTTTCTCCCGCTGTCGCTGAACGAAAGCGCGTTGCCAAGGCGCACGCCGCGTCGAAGGACAAGACGTATCGCAAGCGGACGAGCCTCAAGCCGCTGTTGACGCTTCAAGACCCGGAAGCGCGTGTGTACATCGGCGACTGTCGCGAGATCATCCGGGCGATTCCGGAATGTGCCGCCCAGCAAGTGGATCTGATCTTCGCGGATCCGCCGTTCAACTGGAGCGTGCCGTATGACCACTGGCACGACGGCATGCCGCGGAGCGACTATCTCGATTTCACGTATGCGTGGCTGAAGGCGTGCGCGGATTCGCTTTCGGCGCGCGGTTCGCTTTGGGTGAACATTCCCGACGACACGGCGGCGGAGATCGTCGTGTATCTCAAGCGTCTGGGTTTGCACATGGTCAACTGGTGCATCTGGCACTATCGCTTCGGCCAGAACAACAAGGCGAGATTCATCAACAGCAAGGTGCATGCGCTTTACTTTGCGAAGCAGGACGATGCGAAGGTTCGGATCTGGAATCCAGAGCGCGTGCTCGAGATGTCGGATCGCGCGAGCACGTACGGCGACAAACGCACGCTGAACAAGAAAGACGGAATGCCCGCGGGGATGCGTGTGCCGATGGATGTTTGGTACGGGCCGAACTGGGGGCGCATCCAGGGCAACAACAAAGAGCGGCGCCCTCGCCATCACAATCAGTTACCCGAGGTGTATCTGGAGCGTGTGATCGAGGCGTGCAGCAACGAGGGGGATCTCGTGATGGATCCGTTCCTCGGAAGCGGCACGACCGGAGTCGTTGCGCACGCGCTCAAGCGGCGGTTCATCGGCTGTGAGTTCAGCGCGGCGAACGCACGGAGCGCGTTCGAGCGGATGAAGGAAGGCCCGATCAACGTCGGGAAGTCAAGGGGAATGAGCAGTGCGATCGCGCCGAAGCGCAACAGGCTCAAGGGCTTTGATTCCACCAAATCTCTCAAGACAGGCGATTGA
- a CDS encoding glycosyltransferase family 2 protein: protein MPPISISIICKDSVDTLPSVLEAVRPLVAGTGDDAGEILAVDSGSTDGTIELLERAGARIIRSEWLGHVRTKQLAMQQCVKPWILCLDSDEPPDSELSDSIVTAVRENDPRVSGFLVNRKVFFAGRFLDHCWQPEPRLRLVRKGFAGWTGIGPHDRLELLPGSGLQRELRGTLRHDSFRSFADHLEKQASYARLSAQALFERGERSGVLQIVTTAPAAFLKQVIIKSAWRDGWRGILAAASTAAGTLMKHIVLTELTMRERERLNTVASRAQDVGAKPVRSEG from the coding sequence ATGCCCCCGATTTCCATTTCCATTATCTGCAAGGACAGTGTCGACACGCTTCCGAGCGTGCTCGAGGCGGTGCGCCCGCTCGTCGCCGGAACCGGCGACGACGCGGGAGAAATCCTTGCGGTGGACAGCGGGTCGACGGACGGGACGATCGAGCTGCTCGAGCGAGCGGGCGCCAGAATCATCCGATCGGAATGGCTGGGTCACGTCAGAACCAAACAGTTGGCGATGCAGCAATGCGTCAAGCCATGGATTCTGTGCCTCGACAGCGACGAGCCGCCGGATTCCGAACTGAGCGATTCCATCGTCACCGCCGTCCGGGAGAACGACCCTCGCGTTTCCGGCTTCCTCGTCAATCGCAAAGTCTTCTTTGCCGGCAGATTCCTGGATCACTGCTGGCAACCCGAACCCAGACTCAGGCTAGTGCGGAAGGGCTTCGCGGGCTGGACCGGCATCGGTCCTCACGACCGGCTCGAATTACTTCCCGGGTCCGGTCTCCAAAGGGAACTGCGAGGGACGCTGCGACACGATTCTTTCCGCAGCTTCGCCGATCATCTCGAAAAGCAGGCCTCATATGCCAGGCTCTCCGCGCAGGCTTTGTTCGAGCGTGGCGAGCGCAGCGGAGTGCTGCAAATCGTGACCACGGCGCCCGCGGCATTCCTCAAGCAAGTCATCATCAAAAGCGCGTGGCGCGATGGATGGCGCGGGATTCTTGCCGCGGCATCAACAGCCGCAGGAACTTTGATGAAGCACATTGTGCTCACAGAATTGACGATGCGCGAGCGCGAACGTCTCAACACGGTCGCTAGCCGGGCACAAGACGTTGGGGCGAAACCCGTCCGCAGCGAAGGCTGA
- a CDS encoding 3-deoxy-7-phosphoheptulonate synthase translates to MTNEPAPTEWSPESWRKLPQAHAVAYEDPAGLALAEKQLRDLPPLVTSWEIERLLGFLAEAQEGKRFVLQGGDCAETLADCRSSTITSKLKILLQMSLVLVHGLKKPVVRIGRFAGQYAKPRSSPTETREIGGTKITLPSYFGDLFNSAEFTAAARRPDPHLMVRGYKHAALTLNFIRALVDGGFADLHHPEYWDLSFFHHASLSEQVRSEYRRMTDNLADGLRFMEALGEKAVDDLTRVEFFTSHEGLSLEYESAQTRTVPRREGHYNLSTHMPWIGERTRAIDGAHVELFRGIRNPVGVKIGPKAAPADVVTICERLNPRDIPGRLALICRMGAPNVNGALPPIVKAVKEAGRRVLWMCDPMHGNQITTPSGIKTRSFDAICAEIDQTCEVHARMGTILGGVHFELTGEDVTECIGGGAGITEADLTTNYASLCDPRLNYQQALEMAFLLSRCLSKRSERQQNGR, encoded by the coding sequence GTGACGAACGAACCAGCACCAACCGAATGGTCTCCCGAATCCTGGCGCAAGCTTCCGCAGGCCCATGCGGTTGCGTACGAAGATCCGGCGGGGCTCGCTCTCGCCGAAAAGCAGCTCCGGGATCTGCCACCTCTGGTTACGAGCTGGGAGATCGAGCGGCTGCTCGGGTTCCTGGCTGAAGCGCAGGAGGGCAAGCGGTTTGTTCTGCAAGGGGGCGATTGCGCCGAGACTCTCGCCGATTGCCGCAGCAGCACGATCACCAGCAAGCTGAAGATACTTCTGCAGATGTCGCTCGTTCTTGTGCACGGTCTCAAGAAGCCGGTGGTGCGGATCGGGCGCTTCGCGGGGCAGTACGCCAAGCCGCGCAGCAGTCCGACGGAGACGCGTGAGATTGGCGGCACGAAAATCACGCTGCCGAGCTACTTCGGTGATCTGTTCAATTCCGCGGAGTTCACGGCGGCGGCGCGCCGGCCCGACCCGCATCTGATGGTGCGGGGCTACAAGCACGCGGCGCTGACACTGAACTTCATCCGCGCACTGGTGGACGGCGGGTTTGCCGATCTGCACCACCCCGAATACTGGGATCTTTCGTTCTTTCATCACGCGAGTCTGTCGGAGCAGGTGCGATCCGAATATCGGCGCATGACGGACAATCTGGCCGACGGTCTCCGCTTCATGGAAGCGCTCGGCGAAAAGGCCGTGGACGATTTGACGCGCGTCGAGTTCTTCACGAGCCACGAAGGGCTCAGTCTCGAGTACGAGAGCGCGCAGACCAGAACCGTGCCGCGCCGTGAAGGTCACTACAACCTTTCGACGCACATGCCCTGGATCGGCGAAAGGACGCGCGCGATTGACGGCGCACACGTCGAGCTGTTCCGCGGCATCCGCAATCCGGTGGGCGTCAAGATCGGCCCCAAGGCCGCGCCGGCCGATGTAGTCACGATCTGCGAGCGATTGAATCCGAGGGATATCCCCGGCCGACTCGCGCTCATCTGTCGCATGGGCGCGCCCAATGTCAACGGCGCGCTGCCGCCGATCGTGAAGGCGGTCAAGGAGGCAGGGCGGCGGGTGCTCTGGATGTGCGATCCGATGCACGGCAATCAGATCACGACACCAAGCGGCATCAAGACGCGCTCGTTCGATGCGATCTGCGCTGAAATCGATCAGACTTGCGAAGTGCACGCGCGAATGGGCACGATCCTGGGCGGAGTCCATTTCGAGCTGACCGGAGAGGACGTCACGGAGTGCATTGGGGGCGGAGCGGGCATTACCGAAGCCGACCTGACCACGAACTACGCCAGCCTCTGCGATCCCCGCCTGAACTACCAGCAGGCTCTGGAAATGGCGTTTTTGCTGTCACGGTGTCTGTCAAAGCGGTCCGAAAGGCAGCAAAACGGGCGTTGA
- a CDS encoding NAD(P)H-binding protein: MARLQCVTGALGYSGQQIARLLLDRGDRVRTLTNSPRRPNPFGDRLEIYPLSFEKPESLVGSLEGVDTLFNTYWVRFNHKRFTFNEAAANTRRLFAAAKQAGVRRIVHVSILKPEQGRGLAYYDGKQELEKALRELDISHAILRPGVLFGRGDILVNNIAWTLRHLPVFGVFGRGDYKVQPMHVDDFAALATECADRENDFTADAVGPETFEFRELVRTIAEIIGVRRPIVSIRPGLGYAISRLINPLVGDVIITREEIEGLMRGLLFSDSPRTGGTRLTEWAQENRDRLGRRYASEVGRRIRRDVSYSQV, encoded by the coding sequence ATGGCCCGACTTCAGTGTGTCACCGGTGCGCTCGGATATTCGGGTCAGCAGATCGCGCGTCTCCTGCTCGATCGGGGAGATCGGGTCCGCACGCTGACGAATTCGCCGCGGCGGCCGAACCCGTTCGGCGACAGGCTTGAAATTTATCCGCTGAGCTTTGAGAAACCGGAATCGCTTGTTGGTTCCCTCGAGGGTGTTGACACGCTCTTCAATACCTATTGGGTTCGATTCAACCACAAGCGGTTTACGTTTAACGAAGCGGCGGCCAACACCCGGCGCCTCTTTGCAGCGGCGAAGCAAGCGGGTGTCCGGCGCATCGTGCACGTCAGCATCCTGAAGCCCGAGCAAGGGCGCGGTCTCGCGTACTACGACGGAAAACAGGAACTCGAGAAAGCGCTCCGCGAACTCGACATCAGCCACGCCATTCTCCGCCCGGGAGTGCTCTTTGGGCGGGGTGACATCCTCGTGAACAACATCGCGTGGACGCTGCGGCATCTTCCGGTGTTCGGGGTTTTCGGCCGCGGCGACTACAAGGTCCAACCGATGCACGTCGATGATTTCGCGGCGCTCGCGACTGAATGCGCTGATCGCGAGAACGATTTCACGGCGGATGCCGTCGGGCCTGAGACGTTCGAGTTTCGAGAACTCGTCCGGACGATCGCCGAGATCATCGGCGTGCGCCGACCGATTGTCTCGATTCGGCCCGGGCTTGGCTACGCGATCAGTCGGTTGATCAATCCTCTGGTCGGAGACGTCATCATCACGCGAGAGGAGATTGAGGGCTTGATGCGGGGTCTGCTCTTCTCCGATTCGCCGCGGACGGGCGGCACCCGGCTGACCGAATGGGCTCAGGAGAACCGCGACCGGCTCGGACGCCGATACGCCAGTGAGGTGGGAAGGCGGATCCGGCGCGACGTCTCCTACAGCCAGGTTTGA
- a CDS encoding TIGR01777 family oxidoreductase has translation MASEIRQRRVIVAGGNGFLGSLLRHALLGRGIAVVVLTRSPKPDNPADVGWDARSVGEWKRHLDGADAIVNLVGRSVDCVKNPRNRNEILRSRVDSTRAIGMALREIEQRPRVWLQMSTAHAFGDPPDTWCDERSPLGAGFAPIVAQAWEDEHRKWSSPEIRSVVLRTSFVISRRGGALPTLACLARFGLGGRIGTGRQGVSWIHEVDMTRIMERTIFDSSMSGMYVATAPTPVSMQDFMAELRRALHVPIGLPSPAWMVRVGSAILQKDPDLALLGRYCVSHRLGEEGFRFRYPGLRAAIDSLFSPRTENATLRRAVNRLS, from the coding sequence ATGGCCTCCGAAATCCGGCAAAGGCGAGTCATCGTCGCGGGCGGGAACGGCTTTCTTGGTTCGCTCCTGCGGCACGCGTTGTTGGGGAGGGGAATCGCCGTTGTCGTGCTCACCCGATCACCAAAGCCAGACAACCCCGCTGATGTCGGGTGGGACGCCCGATCGGTCGGTGAGTGGAAGCGGCATCTCGACGGAGCGGATGCAATCGTCAACCTGGTTGGTCGTTCGGTCGATTGCGTCAAGAACCCGCGGAATCGAAACGAGATCCTGCGCTCACGCGTCGATTCGACGCGCGCAATCGGAATGGCTTTACGCGAGATCGAGCAGCGCCCGCGCGTCTGGCTGCAGATGAGCACGGCGCACGCGTTCGGCGATCCGCCGGACACTTGGTGCGACGAGCGCTCGCCGCTCGGAGCCGGGTTCGCGCCGATCGTCGCGCAAGCGTGGGAAGATGAACATCGGAAATGGAGCTCGCCGGAAATCCGCAGCGTCGTACTACGCACGTCCTTTGTGATCAGCCGCCGCGGCGGCGCGCTCCCAACTCTCGCGTGCCTCGCCCGCTTCGGTCTGGGCGGCCGCATCGGAACGGGGCGCCAGGGCGTGAGCTGGATTCATGAAGTCGACATGACGCGGATCATGGAGCGGACAATTTTCGATTCGTCCATGTCCGGCATGTACGTCGCGACCGCCCCGACGCCGGTTTCGATGCAGGATTTCATGGCCGAACTCCGCCGAGCGTTGCACGTTCCGATCGGATTGCCCTCGCCGGCATGGATGGTCCGAGTTGGCTCGGCGATACTTCAAAAAGACCCGGACCTTGCACTACTCGGCAGGTACTGCGTATCGCACCGTCTCGGCGAAGAGGGCTTTCGCTTTCGATACCCGGGCTTGCGGGCGGCAATCGATTCGCTCTTCTCACCTCGGACAGAAAACGCAACTCTTCGTCGCGCGGTCAATCGCCTGTCTTGA
- a CDS encoding cyclodeaminase/cyclohydrolase family protein has protein sequence MSDSSFADMRFADFLGAVAAKSPAPGGGAVASATGALSAALAQMVVNYSIGKKDLAEQQEELRLALTKLERARAMFLELADEDAAAYGQLNALQKLPPSDPKRASELPAAQTMAVQIPQSVAATAIDLLRLFEQLAPITNRYLRSDLGIAADLAEATVRAALWNVRINAEGLASDARGTIETTSGRSESEANERRARVRLACEA, from the coding sequence ATGAGCGATTCATCTTTCGCCGATATGCGTTTCGCCGATTTCCTCGGAGCGGTTGCCGCGAAATCGCCAGCGCCCGGAGGCGGAGCGGTCGCCTCTGCGACGGGCGCTCTCTCGGCGGCATTGGCGCAGATGGTGGTCAACTACTCGATCGGGAAGAAGGATCTCGCGGAGCAGCAGGAGGAATTGCGCCTTGCCTTGACGAAGCTCGAGCGTGCGCGCGCGATGTTCCTTGAGCTCGCGGATGAGGATGCCGCGGCGTACGGCCAGCTCAACGCGCTGCAGAAGCTCCCGCCGAGCGATCCGAAGAGGGCGAGCGAATTGCCCGCGGCGCAGACGATGGCTGTTCAGATCCCGCAGAGCGTGGCAGCGACCGCTATCGATCTGTTGCGGCTCTTCGAGCAGCTCGCGCCGATCACGAATCGATATTTGCGGAGTGATCTTGGAATCGCGGCGGATTTGGCCGAGGCGACCGTGCGTGCCGCGCTCTGGAACGTGCGCATCAATGCGGAAGGGCTCGCGTCCGATGCAAGAGGGACGATCGAAACAACCAGCGGGCGTTCGGAATCCGAGGCGAACGAGCGGCGAGCACGCGTTCGTCTGGCCTGCGAGGCATGA